The genomic interval TTAGTTGAGGCCGGGTCAGCTGCTGCGCCTTCTTCAAGGCTTTCTCCAGCCGTTCTCGGCGGATCGGCTTCAGCAGATAATCGACAGCACTCTTCTCAAACGCCGCCAGGGCGTGCTCCTCATAGGCGGTGACAAAAATCACCGCCGGTGGCGCCGCCTGCGCCGCCAAGTGCGACGCCGCCTCCAACCCATCCATACCCGGCATACTGATATCGAGCAGCACCAGATCAATCATCTGGGCATCACAGGCGGAAACCACCTCGATGCCGGTAATCACCTCACCCACTACCCGGTAAGGGGGGCCGATCTCTTCGATCAGGCTACGCAGCCTTGCCCGCGCATGAAGTTCATCATCTGCTATCAATATATTCATCAGATAGTTACCGGGGCCGATAGGGGTAGGGGAATACCACCCGTACCTGGTGGTCACCATCGACTTCTGACAGAGACAGACTTGCCTCTCCATCAAAAAAGCCTTCCAGGCGCTGGCGAGTATTCTCCAGCGCCATACTATTCCCTTTCCGATGCTTCATCGCTCCCTCCGCCGGGCGACTGTTGCGAATACTGAGGTTGACCCGTTTCTGCCGGTAACGCCCACTAATCTCTATCACCCCCGGCTCCGCCGCCGGCTCAATGCCGTGGTAGACCGCATTCTCCAGCAACGGCTGCAGTATCAGCGCCGGCAGAAAGGCACTCTCCGGCAACTCCTCAAGATCCCACTCCACACGCAGCCGCTCACCCAGGCGTTGACGTTCGATACGGAGGTAACCCCTTGCCAGCTCCAGCTCATCTCCAAGGGTGTTCTGATCACGCGCATCCGAAAGGCTGGCACGAAACAGGTCGGAGAGATCATGTACTACCTCCTCTGCCAACTTTGGATCAGAGCGGGTAAGGCTGGCGATGGTGTTCATGCTGTTGAACAGAAAGTGGGGGCGAATACGTGACTGTAGCGCCTGAAAGCGCGCCCGCGACTCCGCCTCCACTTGCAGACGCCAGACATATTGGAAATAGAGATAACGCAACATCAGGGCCGATACGATGGCACTGATAGCGAGACTCTTCAGCAGAAACAGGCCGCTGGAGCTGATAGCCAGCACCTTGATTGCAAAGCCGCTCACCAGCAGTGTGAGCAGCATCAGAATCAGCCAGGCGGAGATACCCGCTACTCGATTACCATAGCGCCCAAGATGACGCCGCAGCGTACAGAGCAGAGCGCTGCCGGTCAGGGCTATCCACTGAACAAACAGCGACCGCAGACTAAGATCATCGGTAAATTGCTGCACCGACTGGGTGTTTGTCAGGGCCAGTACTATCGCCAACAGCTCAGCGGTCACAACCACCACAAACACCATACGGATACGGCAAAAATCCGGTAAAAACGACTCCCGCCCGCTTCTCTTTTCCACTTTACCCGACATCAGCGCCCCGTCTGCCACCCTCTTATGCCTAATCCTGATACAAT from Candidatus Sedimenticola sp. (ex Thyasira tokunagai) carries:
- a CDS encoding LytTR family DNA-binding domain-containing protein, producing MNILIADDELHARARLRSLIEEIGPPYRVVGEVITGIEVVSACDAQMIDLVLLDISMPGMDGLEAASHLAAQAAPPAVIFVTAYEEHALAAFEKSAVDYLLKPIRRERLEKALKKAQQLTRPQLKALEDLQQGESEEYISVSFRGGLERIPVADVIFFLADQKYVTVRHSGGEALLEESLKSLEERLGDHFIRIHRNALVSRSRVTGVRRGEEGQSLVSLQGSDLLLEVSRRHLPEVRRLLKS
- a CDS encoding histidine kinase — protein: MADGALMSGKVEKRSGRESFLPDFCRIRMVFVVVVTAELLAIVLALTNTQSVQQFTDDLSLRSLFVQWIALTGSALLCTLRRHLGRYGNRVAGISAWLILMLLTLLVSGFAIKVLAISSSGLFLLKSLAISAIVSALMLRYLYFQYVWRLQVEAESRARFQALQSRIRPHFLFNSMNTIASLTRSDPKLAEEVVHDLSDLFRASLSDARDQNTLGDELELARGYLRIERQRLGERLRVEWDLEELPESAFLPALILQPLLENAVYHGIEPAAEPGVIEISGRYRQKRVNLSIRNSRPAEGAMKHRKGNSMALENTRQRLEGFFDGEASLSLSEVDGDHQVRVVFPYPYRPR